Proteins from a genomic interval of Chionomys nivalis chromosome 7, mChiNiv1.1, whole genome shotgun sequence:
- the Csf2 gene encoding granulocyte-macrophage colony-stimulating factor, with the protein MWLQILLFLGIVVCSSSAPTRSPALVTRPWKHVDAIKEALSLLNDIPAIENEEEVDIVSKEFSIQRPTCVQTRLKVYEQGLWGNLTKLRGALKMMASHYQKNCPPTPETDCDTQVTTYEDFIDNLKGFLFDIPFDCWKPVQK; encoded by the exons ATGTGGCTGCAGATCTTACTTTTCCTTGGCATTGTGGTCTGTAGCTCTTCTGCACCCACTCGCTCACCCGCCCTTGTCACCCGGCCTTGGAAGCATGTTGATGCCATCAAAGAAGCCCTGAGCCTCCTGAATGACATCCCTGCCATAGAG AACGAAGAAGAAGTAGACATTGTTTCTAAAGAGTTCTCCATCCAG AGGCCAACATGTGTGCAGACCCGCTTGAAGGTATACGAGCAGGGCCTCTGGGGCAACCTCACCAAACTCAGGGGCGCCTTGAAGATGATGGCCAGTCACTACCAGAAGAACTGCCCCCCAACCCCG GAAACTGACTGTGACACCCAAGTCACCACATATGAGGATTTCATAGACAACCTTAAAGGCTTTCTCTTTGACATCCCCTTTGACTGCTGGAAGCCAGTCCAGAAATGA